A stretch of Panthera uncia isolate 11264 chromosome A1 unlocalized genomic scaffold, Puncia_PCG_1.0 HiC_scaffold_16, whole genome shotgun sequence DNA encodes these proteins:
- the LOC125934023 gene encoding 40S ribosomal protein S6-like, giving the protein MISYHIPPLLLRFMYMGICLSLRRYAGASETVGSLTTKLNISFPATGCQKLIEVDDERKLRTFYEKRMTTEVAADALGEEWKGYMVRISGGNDKQGFPMKQGVLTHGRVRLLLRKGHSCYRPRSTGERKRKSVRGCIVDANLSVVLNLVIVKKGEKDIPGLTDTTVPCRLGPKRASRIRKLFNLSKEDDVHQYVVRKPLNKEVKKPRTKAPKIQRLVTPRVLQHKRGHIALKKQHTKKNKEEAAEYAKLLAKRMKEAKEKRQEQIAKRRRLSSLRASTSKSESSQK; this is encoded by the coding sequence ATGATCTCCTATCACATTCCCCCTCTTTTACTGCGTTTTATGTACATGGGAATCTGCTTATCCTTAAGAAGATATGCCGGTGCCTCGGAAACGGTAGGCAGCCTCACCACGAAGCTGAACATCTCTTTCCCAGCTACTGGCTGCCAGAAACTCATTGAAGTGGACGATGAACGCAAACTTCGTACCTTTTATGAGAAGCGAATGACCACAGAAGTTGCTGCTGATGCTTTAGGGGAAGAATGGAAGGGTTACATGGTACGAATCAGTGGTGGCAATGACAAACAAGGCTTCCCCATGAAGCAGGGTGTCTTGACCCATGGCCGTGTCCGCCTACTGTTGAGGAAGGGGCATTCCTGCTACCGACCACGGAGCACTGGAGAAAGAAAGCGCAAATCTGTTCGGGGTTGCATTGTGGATGCCAATCTCAGTGTTGTTCTCAACTTGGTCATTGTGAAAAAAGGGGAGAAGGATATTCCTGGACTCACTGATACTACTGTGCCTTGTCGCCTGGGGCCCAAGAGAGCTAGCAGAATCCGCAAGCTTTTCAATCTCTCAAAGGAAGATGATGTCCACCAGTATGTTGTGAGAAAGCCCCTaaataaagaagttaagaaaCCTCGAACCAAAGCACCCAAGATACAGCGTCTTGTTACTCCACGTGTCCTCCAACACAAACGTGGGCACATTGCTTTGAAGAAGCAGCACAcgaagaaaaacaaggaagaggCTGCAGAATACGCTAAGCTTTTGGCCAAGAGAATGAAGGAGGCCAAAGAAAAGCGCCAGGAACAGATTGCCAAGAGACGGAGGCTGTCTTCTCTGAGAGCTTCTACCTCAAAGTCTGAGTCCAGTCAAAAATGA